In Anoplopoma fimbria isolate UVic2021 breed Golden Eagle Sablefish chromosome 7, Afim_UVic_2022, whole genome shotgun sequence, the DNA window CTTGCAAGAAATGTGAAAAGAGTACATTAGAGATTGAGATATCCTGGTTTTACTTGCTGTTTTTCAGTCCGTCTTCCCATTGAAAAAATGTTGGCGTGATCCTTGAAATATACTGTACTTAACATTTTTTGGCTCGCTTGGCTTTATAGGTACGACAGCTTGTTAAAGAGGGTCGACTTGAGTTCATCATCGGGGGCCAAGTGATGCACGACGAGGCTGTAACCGATCTAGACGATGAGATACTACAAATGACAGGTAGTGCACCACGTTTTCTCACCCTGTAAATGTCAGTTTGAGAGAAGAAGATATGTAGCaaacctttgttttgtttttttcccatgcTGCCTCAGAGGGACACGGTTTCCTCTATGAGACGTTCGGGGTGCGTCCTCAGTTTTCCTGGCATGTGGATCCATTTGGAGCCTCTGCGACCACGCCGGTCCTCTTTGCCCTGGCTGGGTTCAACGCCCACCTCATCTCCCGCATTGACTATGACCTTAAAGACACCATGCAGAAAAACAAGGTATGAGTTGATACTACTGCCGTCAGTGAAGGGATGACTATTAAAATTCACAAATTGTACAAAGTTCACCACATTTGAAACCAAAGGAACACTTTCCTTTTGGAGCTGTTCTTAAACACTATCACCAGAAAAGTAAACTGGCATTGTGAAACTAACCTTAAAATGgcctgttgtttgtttttgtacagaaaTTACAGTTTGTATGGAGAGGTTCTCCCTCTCTAAAAGAGAACCAGCAGATCTTCACTCACACTATGGACCAGTTTAGCTATTGCACCCCGTCTCACCTTCCATTCTCCAACAGGTAGTCCACGTTTCGACTCTTTATTGGTAACAGACACCATAATTCTATATCCATATTTatgaagttattattattgaatagaCAAAGaagttgttttaaccaaaaGGAAACATGTTCTTACGTCTCAGCTCTGGTTTCTATTGGAATGGAGTTGCCTTGTTCCCCGATCCCCCTAAAAATGGAGTTTACCCCAACATGAGCCTGCCCGTTACCAAGGAGACAGTACAGGCCTATGCCAAGACTATGGTGGAGAACATCAAGCAGAGGGCTGCGTGGTTTAGGACGAACCATGTGCTCTGGCCGTGGGTAACTATAGAAACTTAAggccctttttgaaaatataaaaaaaaaaatctaactagTAGCTGAACATGTAACTAAATATCCCGCACTATCCTCGTGTTTCAGGGCTGTGACAAACAGTTCTACAACTCATCGGTCCAGTTCAACAACATGGATCCTCTGATGAAGTACATCAACCAGAACAGCAAAGATTTTGGGGTGACGGTCCAGTATGCCACTCTTAGTGAATACTTCCAAGCCATCTACCAATCAGATCTTGTGTGGGAGCCTCGTGAGAGTGAAGATTTTCTACCATATTCCACTGGTAAGAATTTAAAccctaaaatataatacaaagcGTTGCCTGCTTCATTTGAAAAGacgaaaaaaacacaattttcttgTGGATATATTCTACTGTGGCTGATTTATTTCCTAGAACCACACCAGGCGTGGACGGGGTTTTACGCCTCCAGAAATGTTCTGAAAGGAGTTGCACGCCAGGCTAGCTCCCAGCTGCACGCAGCGGAGACTCTTTTTACCAGGTATCGAATAAGCTTCCCCGACGGACCTGTAGCTAAAGACTGGGCCCTGGATAAACTGAGGGTGCTCCGCTGGGCTGTCTCAGAGGTAATGTGTCTAAAATATTTAACTCCTTTAACAGAACATAAAGCAAATTGTGTCTGTTCATGATCAAATacatgataaaaatgtattttaacagaaaatgcatgtgtgttttaggtTCAGCACCATGATGGCATCACGGGCACCGAGTCTCCCAAGGTGGCCGACATGTACCTGCAGCATCTCACGCAGGCCATGATGGGAGTGGATGAGCTTCTGGCCGCACTCTTCCTTCTGCCCCACAATCTCGATTTACCCAGAATCCTCGGCAGCCGCTACCACAGAAAAGGTGTAAAAATTTAACAAGGGGACTGCAGCTTTATTGGCATGCTACATTTTGTGCTTCTAGCTGAATGCTAACAGTAGCATGAAGAGTTGTCAACAAGTTTGggatattatttaaataaacgaGTCCTTAATCTCCTCATGTCAGGTGTTCATCAGTCTTTGGAGCAACACGTAATCGTTTACAACCCATTAGCCTGGaacatcaccaccatcatcaacTTCACTGTATCCTTCCCCTCTGCAGCCGTCTTTGATGATGATGGACTAACAGTGCCTGCACaggttgttattttttatatatttcagtatTATGTAACTTTTGCTGAACTATGGTTACATGCAGCGATTACAGGATAATGATAAATGATAGTGCAGCAGTAGCATTAAGTAGAGAAGAGAGCAAAGATGTGAACAGCAATAACATCTTCCTCCGTCTGTTACAGATCCAGAGGTCGGCACAGTCCAATGCCACCTACGATCTCTTCATCGTGGTGGAACTCGGAGGCCTTCAGCACAGGAAATACCTGATTAAGCTCTCGGAGAAGAAATGCTCTGGGAGGAAGTGTGGCTGGACTTATGAAGCCGAGGGGGTTTTGTTCGAGAGACGCAACATTCGGGACTCCATGAAAACAGGGAGGAGGCTCCTGCCTGTCACGAATGATTGTTACGAGCTGATGTTTGACCAGGATACTAATCTACTGCACAGCATCACCCATCTGTAAGGATATACAGATTATGTTGCACTGCATGCtgatatacttttacttaatagTAATGTTTCACTATAGATAGGGAGTTGTTTatcatttacagaaaatgtattgtttaagATGAGTCATTTAAGTCATATTCAAGCAAAAATCACTGTTTCGAGCTTCTCAAATGTCTTTTAGACAGTAAATagcatacatttaaattattagcATAATAGATATTTGATAATGAGTTGGGTAGTTGGACCTCTTGTTGTATCTATCACTCTTATATctcatttaaaaatgcttttcccCTATGTCAATGTAACTCTGACCTTTGACTTGTATGTCGTCCTCGGCAGTCAAGGAAAAAGGGGAGTAAGGATGACTCAGGATTTCTGGGAATACCACGCAAATGGAGATATAAAAGCCGGGCCCATCTCTGATAACTACATCTTCAGCGCTAACGGGTCAGCTGTGCGGGCGTACGAGGCTGTGGAGATGGAGATCATCCCCGGGAAGATTGTGACAGAGATCAGGCAGCACTTCTACAGGTGGGTACAATAAACCAGTTGTATTGCAGTAAAATGAACCCTAATTGTGACACACTTTCTTACAATCTGACATATTGCATCTTGTAGAGAGGAAAGCGATAAAGACTACACCTACT includes these proteins:
- the man2b2 gene encoding epididymis-specific alpha-mannosidase, translated to MRHLAVVVFFLCCCYTAGETKPIQTFVVPHSHMDVGWVYTIQESMHAYAANVYTSVTEELSKAGDRRFIAVEQEFFRLWWDTVATGSHKKQVRQLVKEGRLEFIIGGQVMHDEAVTDLDDEILQMTEGHGFLYETFGVRPQFSWHVDPFGASATTPVLFALAGFNAHLISRIDYDLKDTMQKNKKLQFVWRGSPSLKENQQIFTHTMDQFSYCTPSHLPFSNSSGFYWNGVALFPDPPKNGVYPNMSLPVTKETVQAYAKTMVENIKQRAAWFRTNHVLWPWGCDKQFYNSSVQFNNMDPLMKYINQNSKDFGVTVQYATLSEYFQAIYQSDLVWEPRESEDFLPYSTEPHQAWTGFYASRNVLKGVARQASSQLHAAETLFTRYRISFPDGPVAKDWALDKLRVLRWAVSEVQHHDGITGTESPKVADMYLQHLTQAMMGVDELLAALFLLPHNLDLPRILGSRYHRKGVHQSLEQHVIVYNPLAWNITTIINFTVSFPSAAVFDDDGLTVPAQIQRSAQSNATYDLFIVVELGGLQHRKYLIKLSEKKCSGRKCGWTYEAEGVLFERRNIRDSMKTGRRLLPVTNDCYELMFDQDTNLLHSITHLQGKRGVRMTQDFWEYHANGDIKAGPISDNYIFSANGSAVRAYEAVEMEIIPGKIVTEIRQHFYREESDKDYTYSITTRVPECFGSRPRCHRLEQTYSLGPLHLNTEVVLRTSSSLKNNRTLYTDDNGYQMMERTYRKFTNNTLARNYFPMVRAAYIEDDLSRLVLVSDRAHGVSSQANGQLEVMLHRRLWNSLPWNLGYNLTLNDSSVVRPTLWMMLGSISVTSRLYQREAIELQHRPVIMPIDQPQRSWQEKEHRGSSPVRSVVLPPNLHLLSLSIPGWNYSSDHDVHLSNINLGKDLHSEPDYNRVLLRIMHLFEEGEDPELSKPVTVNLKDVLHGIGEVKELEERSLTGTWDIKRLQRWNWKTADNLKTNNKSCCSGGDDAFAVTISPKEIRTFFIHFASRNF